AGATTTCTACCGAAAACAAAATCACCCTCGTGTGAGTCAAGCCATTGCATCACCACCTCTGTGTCCATACAAACCATCAGATCTAAAGTGGAAGCCCAACCTCTGTCCGCCGATGACTAAAGAATCACTGGCGAGCACATGTTGGAAAAATTATGATTTAACTGTTTTGAAAGTTCTCATCTCTAGAATACCCGAAAACACCATTAACATAATTCTTAATGCTTGCTCTTCACGGGACGTTGAttgcaaaattgtttttcttgtacGAGATCCTCGAGCTGTTATTTCATCTTCCAAGGCTTTTGGTTTTTTTAGAGATGCCGTGGGTGACAAAGCAATGCGCGGTACTCGTCTGTACAGTTATTGGCGGTGTAAAGAAACTGAAGAGAACCTGGAAATCATACGAAGGCTACACGATTCGCTCAGAAATCGGATTAAACTCCAACGATATGAGGACCTGACGTCAAACCCACTGAAGGCTTTAACAGGTTTATACGAGTTTGCGGGACTATCTGAGTTAGAAAGCGTGAAGACATGGTTAAATGAAACTACCAGAAAAACCAGAggcgattgtaatgaaatggaCGGAGAGCAAGCCACGTGTACCAAAGATGATGCATGGGTTGCGGCGAATCGCTGGCGATGGAAGGTTGATTCCAAAGAAATCAGCGTCACTGAAAAATACTGCAAAGAGACCATGCGTCTAATGGGATACACACCGGTGGACATGTCAAGCGAACTTTTATCGAATCAATCAATTCCACTCTTTAGCGCAGATTACGAAGCAGAACATTGGTTCTTGGATTGAATAGACATGCAAATAGCTATTCCAtctttcaacttttgaaaactatgTAGGGTTTGGAAAGGAAAGGAGAGGAAGTATCGATAAATTTGTGACCATTAGGACTGTGAGAGGTCGATTTTGTTGAGGGAGGAAAACAGGAGAACCCGGGTTAAGGCCCTCGGGTGAGGCTGACATCACTAAAACTCGAATCACATGCGCTCGCAGAGGTGGGAGGATCGAATGATGACAGCAACGCCAACTTAACTTTCTTGGGTGTACATTATAGGATGTTTCCAGAGACTAACAGGGTCTTCTAAACATCGTGAACCGGTGTTTTTCTTGGGCCGAGCTGAGTGATCTGTTCATTTATACGCTAAGGAGAGGCCTTCTTTCACGTTCGACCAGCATTTTACCAACGATAatgttattatttgttttatttatagaGCAGGCCAAGGTTTATTTTCCAACACGAAACCCGAAGAAAAgataacaaagaaaactcaaaataaACAATGGAATTCGAACGATTAGTATTCAATATATTTAATAaccagtatttttttttattaatctGACAACTCTACAATCTAACGACCAGTGCTATTCACGTGGAAACTGCCATTGCATTGTCATTACTCAACAGAGTGCTGCCTCTATCAAATTCATTAGTAACGGGAGAAAACAAATATATTACAATATGATATTTCATAAAACACGAATTTGATTACAAACGATATTCAAACAAtcattaatttcaattttgaaTAGGTGACCCACCTATGACTCGGACTCACTTTAGGCTGTAACAGCGTCAATCATTCGTTGAAAAAGTCCAATTTATGATGCAAGATCAAAAAAAATTTGACTCTGCCTTAGCAGTATTAGTATGCCACTAAAGATGTGAAAAACAATAACTGCTACTcacttttttaaagaaaaattattattcactcaAAATGCCAGATATCTCCAGTAAAGATGTTGGGAACAATTTCTCTCTACAGCAACGATGAATTCAAGTGAAGCAAAAATTTCACACACTTATTACAGCCCTTTCTGGCTGAAAAGCCTTAAAAACCACAACGTTTGCGGGATGCTGGAATGTCATAGCTAACACAGAGAACAGCCAGCTGGCCAAATCTGGGACCAGTTAATGTAAAGTCCAACAAAACACTGACTCAAACGTCTAACAATTCTtccaccaaagaagaaaaatgaattGACATCTCAACTTTGTTCCTGTGGACCAGGAATAATCCCAACCACAGCAATTTTTTCCTCTTTATTTCTCTCTTGTGGTGGCAAGTTCGAAACATGTAAGTATACTACCCCTACACTTTAGAAAGAATCTTGAAACCAATCAGGTCAGCATGCACCCAAATGTGTTTGGGGTATCAAGCTTTCTCTTCCGTCATAGATATCTCCAAGAAGGTCAGAGTCTGAAACGTACTTCTTATGTTCCTCGCATTTGTTATCAAAGTCAGGCTTTCCACTGAACTGTAACAGAACACTCTTTTCCCTTCACAACAAGTTCCCCATGTTTAGAAGGTAGAGCTTTAAAAGGTGATGCTCCACAAGATCTAGACCTTCTTTGAGTTCTTTTGGGATAACACGGAAACTCTGCAAAACTACAACGTTCACCCTTCTTCCATCTATTGAACAATATCAGACTTGGAACCGAAGGAACACTTTCGACTAACAATTAAAGTTTCAAAGTCCTTTCAAGTCACTGTCAAGTAGTTCCTAGCCATATAATGGAACCAGGCAGCAAATCTGATGTGCGTTTGAGGGCTGTGCGTTGAACCATTACAGACAACAGCtctattgatttttttaagtCGGAAAGTAAAACTGAATGTGACAAGTTGTTTACAGTATTCCATgtcataaaaaagaaaaccttcaATCTGATTACTGGGTTGTTTAATGCAGAGGAATTCTTGGGTTGGAAAGACTCATTTTCAACACTATCGTCCTCTGATGACGTCACCAATGCCAAATCCAATTCTGCCTCTTCATCAGTTTCTccctagaaaaagaaaatataataaGCAGTGTTTTACATGTACGAGCCTCTTCAAACAGTCGTGCGAGTTTTTAACCGTTTAAAGCGAAACGATATCAATGGGATCTTGCAAAGGAATTCCTCGACGCAGTATTACGTTGTACAATTCTTAAGCGATATCGAAGATTTCTACCGAAAACAAAATCACCCTCGTGTGAGTCAAGCAATTGCATCACCACCTCTGTGTCCACACAAACCATCAGATCTAAAGTGGAAGCCCAACCTCAGTCCGCCGATGACTAAAGAATCACTGGCGAGCACATGTTGGAAAAATTACGATTTAACTGTTTTGAAAGTTCTCATCTCTAGAATACCCGAAAATACCATCAAGATAATTCTTAATGCTTGCACTTCACGGGATGTTGATTGCAAAGTTGTGTTTCTTGTACGAGATCCTCGAGGTGTTGTGCCATCATCAAAGAGTGTTGGTTTCTTTAGAGATACTGTGAGTGATACCGCAACGGGCGGTACGCGTTTGTACAGCTATTGGCGGTGTAAGGAAACGGAAGAAAAGCTGGGAATCATACGAAAGCTACACGATTCGCTCAGAGATCGGATTAAACTCCAACGATATGAGGACCTGGCGTTTAACGCACTTAAGGCTTTAACAGGTTTATATGAGTTTGCGGGTCTATCTGAGTTAGAAAGCGTGAAGCATGGTTAAATGAAACTACGAGAAAAACAAGAggcgattgtaatgaaatggaTGGAAAGCAAGCCACGTGTACCAAAGATGATGCATGCGTTGCAGCGAATCGATGGCGATGGAAGGTTTATTCCCAGGAAATCAGCGTCAttcaaaaatattgcaaagagACAATGCGTATATTGGGATACATACCGGTGGAAATATCTAGTGAACTTATATCGAATCAATCAATTCCACTCTTTATTCAAGATTACGAAGCAAAAGACTGGTTCGTGCATTGAATAGACAAATAGCTATTCCATCTTTTATTAACTATTATTTTACGGTTTGGAAAGGAAAGGCAAGGAGACCATTTGACGGTAACGCCACAGTAACCGGAGGTACCGATAAACGTGTGACCATCGGCATAGTTAGAAGTAGTTTTATTTTGCTAAGAGAGGAAAACAAGAGAACCCAGGTAAAAGCTCTCGGGTAGGGCTGCGATCACCTAAATTCGACCTACATGTGGTTGCAGTGGTGAGAGGAGCGAATGACGACAACAACACCAACTTAACTCTCTCGGATGTACAGCACAGGAAATTTCCCTTCCAGATATTTACCTTGACCAATAGGACTTTTTAAAAACTGGGAACCAGTGTTTCTGTTTGAACGAGCCGAGAGATTTGTTCATTTATACGCTAAGGCAAGGTCTTCTTTCACGTTCGATCAGCATTTTATGAACAATATTGTTCGCATCTGGAATATTTATAGGTAGCGCCAGATTTTTTTCCAACACGAATCCCCATGGaaagataattaaaaaaaacacacacaaaatatTCAATGGAATTCAAACGATTATTATTAAATACATTTCATTAccagtagtttttttttctttcaataatctGACAAATCTACAATCTAACGACGAGCCAATCAGCGACGCGAACGATGAGATTTCATTAGTGAAAATCATCGTTCGCGGCGTCCGTCTGAATGGATGAACGATGTGTTTTTCATCACTGAAAAGTGATCGTACGGCAAGCCACGTCATCCTTGGCGCGAACAAGCCGCCCTTTTATTTTAAAGATGCCGGAAAGGTTTGTGGACGTCGGTTCAGTtgacaagaaaacaaagccacattaaaaacaacaacaacaacagcaacaacaacgagATGTAGAACTCTTGCAAACTTTTTTAGGAACCAGAAATGAACTTAgaaaagttgaagaaattgCAGGGTTagaattaaccccttaactgccgaatgagcgctcagggta
This genomic window from Acropora muricata isolate sample 2 chromosome 2, ASM3666990v1, whole genome shotgun sequence contains:
- the LOC136901745 gene encoding carbohydrate sulfotransferase 4-like yields the protein MIIRRRPRKCLKLLLVLLWIAALSWFYISLVTGPKTMLKKRAVSKTHLVAEFLHKDYHDEIQVKNEEKHLEKGVKKTLIIVSHGRSGSSLVGDIFNHHPSVFYMYEPLQTVMRVFNRLKRNDINSNQSYWDHAKEFLDAVLRCKFNNQQFLSDIEDFYRKQNHPRVSQAIASPPLCPYKPSDLKWKPNLCPPMTKESLASTCWKNYDLTVLKVLISRIPENTINIILNACSSRDVDCKIVFLVRDPRAVISSSKAFGFFRDAVGDKAMRGTRLYSYWRCKETEENLEIIRRLHDSLRNRIKLQRYEDLTSNPLKALTGLYEFAGLSELESVKTWLNETTRKTRGDCNEMDGEQATCTKDDAWVAANRWRWKVDSKEISVTEKYCKETMRLMGYTPVDMSSELLSNQSIPLFSADYEAEHWFLD